A DNA window from Populus trichocarpa isolate Nisqually-1 unplaced genomic scaffold, P.trichocarpa_v4.1 scaffold_67, whole genome shotgun sequence contains the following coding sequences:
- the LOC7462783 gene encoding E3 ubiquitin-protein ligase DIS1, with product MASSNLFFDDIRNKPEVIDPPQNEDLTDIGESVNDPAQTALKPNVTVSSSVRELLECPVCLNAMYPPIHQCSNGHTLCSGCKPRVQNRCPTCRHELGNIRCLALEKVAASLELPCKYQSFGCIGIYPYYSKLKHESQCVFRPYNCPYAGSECTVIGDIPYLVAHLKDDHKVDMHNGSTFNHRYVKSNPHEVENATWMLTVFSCFGQYFCLHFEAFQLGMAPVYIAFLRFMGDDNEAKNYSYSLEVGGGGRKMIWQGVPRSIRDSHRKVRDSFDGLIIQRNMALFFSGGDRKELKLRVTGRIWKEQ from the exons ATGGCATCAAGCAATCTGTTTTTTGATGACATCCGAAATAAACCTGAGGTTATTGATCCTCCTCAAAATGAAGACTTGACAGATATTGGTGAAAGTGTAAATGATCCTGCTCAGACAGCTCTAAAACCTAACGTGACTGTGTCTAGCAGTGTTCGTGAATTACTGGAGTGTCCTGTGTGCTTAAATGCCATGTATCCTCCAATTCACCAG TGTTCAAATGGCCACACATTATGTTCTGGTTGCAAGCCCAGGGTTCAAAACCGATGCCCCACTTGCAGGCACGAACTCGGCAACATTAGATGTCTTGCACTAGAGAAAGTTGCTGCATCTCTTGAACTTCCATGTAAATATCAGAGTTTTGGGTGCATAGGCATATACCCTTATTACAGCAAGCTAAAACATGAATCCCAATGTGTTTTTAGACCATATAACTGCCCATATGCTGGATCAGAATGCACAGTTATTGGTGATATTCCTTATCTGGTGGCCCATTTGAAAGATGATCACAAAGTTGACATGCATAATGGCAGTACTTTCAATCACAGATATGTCAAATCAAATCCACACGAAGTTGAGAATGCAACATGGATGCTGACG GTCTTTAGCTGCTTTGGTCAGTATTTTTGTCTACATTTTGAAGCATTCCAGCTTGGGATGGCCCCGGTCTACATAGCATTCCTACGGTTTATGGGGGATGACAATGAGGCAAAGAACTATAGTTACAGTCTTGAAGTGGGTGGTGGTGGGAGGAAGATGATATGGCAAGGGGTACCAAGGAGCATAAGGGACAGCCACCGAAAGGTTCGAGACAGTTTTGATGGTCTGATCATTCAACGCAACATGGCCCTTTTCTTCTCTGGTGGGGATAGGAAGGAATTGAAGCTTAGGGTGACTGGTCGAATTTGGAAAGAACAGTGA
- the LOC7462782 gene encoding uncharacterized protein LOC7462782, with amino-acid sequence MPDVQALVNDFLIKLKKRKIEGSQATARQAAELLRSVISQQRVPYTNQAGALIDAVRAVGEQLIAANPVELAVGNIVRRVLHIIREEDLSLTTAAISGLNLSAASDGDDDDDDGERDEHTVLSAAAVAAAARNALRPPSLQTLLEDMPESVAIPHTYSSGGDSEGKSKSADKSSRTRRLKHDVIEAVNELIQDINTCHEQIAEQAVEHIHQNEVILTLGSSKTVLEFLYAAKEKKRSFRVFVAEGAPRYQGHLLAKELVTRGLHTTLITDSAVFAMISRVNMVIVGAHAVMANGGVIVPVGLNMVALAAQKHAVPFVVLAGSHKLCPLYPHNPEVLLNELRSPSELLDFGEFSDCLDFGSGTGSPLLHVVNPAFDYVPPKLVSLFITDTGGHNPSYMYRLIADYYSADDLVVRRRVALGN; translated from the exons ATGCCGGACGTGCAAGCTCTTGTCAATGATTTTCTTATCAAGCTTAAAAAAcg TAAGATTGAGGGTTCGCAGGCGACGGCGAGGCAGGCTGCTGAACTGTTACGATCAGTTATTTCGCAACAGCGAGTGCCTTACACGAATCAGGCTGGAGCTTTAATTGATGCCGTGAGGGCTGTTGGGGAGCAGCTGATTGCTGCCAATCCTGTCG AGTTAGCTGTGGGTAATATTGTGAGGCGCGTTTTGCATATTATTAGGGAGGAGGATCTTTCTCTGACGACTGCTGCTATTTCGGGTTTGAATTTATCAGCAGCAAGTGAtggggatgatgatgatgatgatggcgaGCGAGATGAGCATACAGTTCTATcagctgctgctgttgctgctgctgcgaGAAATGCTTTGCGTCCGCCTTCCTTGCAAACCCTACTGGAGGATATGCCTGAGTCAGTGGCTATTCCTCATACTTATTCATCGGGAGGTGATTCTGAAGGAAAAAGCAAAT CTGCTGATAAAAGTTCAAGAACTCGAAGGTTGAAGCATGATGTCATTGAAGCAGTTAACGAGCTTATTCAGGATATTAACACTTGTCATGAACAGATTGCTGAACAAGCAGTGGAACATATTcatcaaaa TGAGGTGATATTAACTTTAGGTAGTTCAAAGACAGTGTTAGAATTTCTTTATGCtgcaaaggagaagaaaagatcATTCCGGGTATTTGTTGCTGAGGGTGCTCCAAG GTATCAAGGGCATCTTCTTGCAAAAGAACTGGTCACAAGAGGTTTACATACCACTTTGATTACTGACTCAGCAGTTTTTGCCATGATTTCCCGTGTGAACATG GTTATAGTTGGAGCTCATGCTGTAATGGCCAATGGTGGTGTGATAGTACCTGTTGGGCTGAATATGGTTGCACTTGCAGCTCAAAAGCATGCTGTACCTTTTGTCGTGCTTGCAGGCAGTCACAAG CTGTGTCCCTTGTACCCTCACAATCCTGAGGTCTTACTAAATGAATTGAGATCTCCATCCGAGCTTCTGGATTTTGGAGAATTCTCAGATTGCTTAGATTTTGGGAGCGGCACGGGCTCTCCTCTTCTTCATGTTGTCAATCCAGCATTTGATTATGTGCCACCAAAGCTTGTTAGTCTGTTTATCACTGACAC TGGAGGGCACAATCCATCATACATGTACCGACTCATTGCAGATTATTACTCCGCCGATGATTTGGTGGTGCGAAGAAGGGTTGCTTTGGGAAATTGA
- the LOC7462781 gene encoding trihelix transcription factor ASIL2, which produces MEDDDEIQSHSNTTEYSSPSPPPPNGRITVSAPAAVHPQPAPPPPQQNNKNRLALVLPTKPKVNGGGGGGGGREDCWSEGATAVLIDAWGERYLELSRGNLKQKHWKEVAEIVSSREDYSKSSKTDIQCKNRIDTVKKKYKLEKAKIASGGGPSGWPFFDPLDRLIGSTARIPVVGNGNVGSKIPTRVRSGSRRGGVNQYHFRNQNVKIRILKHEDDEDDEEEGEEEEGGAESDDSFPPMKKRRVVVEREVRGKVGKEKRGGGWGNSIRMLTQAMVKFGEAYEQAESAKLQQVVEMEKTRMEFVKELELQRMQFFMQTQMGISQLKNARRGGNATSNHYHHQYHRHHTGNNINASNNVNNSDSDN; this is translated from the coding sequence ATGGAAGACGACGATGAGATACAGTCACACTCAAACACCACCGAATATTCCTCAccgtcaccaccaccaccgaaCGGAAGAATCACCGTATCTGCTCCCGCCGCCGTGCATCCACAGCCGGCACCACCGCCACCGCAACAGAACAACAAGAACCGCTTAGCACTTGTTTTGCCGACGAAGCCGAAAGTGAacggaggcggaggaggaggaggaggaagagaggACTGCTGGAGCGAAGGAGCAACGGCGGTGTTGATCGACGCCTGGGGAGAAAGGTACTTAGAGCTAAGCAGAGGGAATTTGAAGCAGAAGCATTGGAAGGAGGTAGCGGAAATTGTAAGTAGTAGAGAGGATTATTCTAAGTCTTCGAAAACTGATATTCAATGTAAGAATAGAATTGATACCGTGAAGAAAAAGTATAAATTGGAAAAAGCTAAAATTGCTTCAGGTGGAGGGCCGAGTGGTTGGCCTTTTTTTGATCCTTTGGATAGATTAATTGGCTCCACAGCCAGGATTCCTGTTGTTGGAAATGGTAATGTGGGCAGTAAAATTCCTACTAGGGTTCGTAGTGGTAGTAGGAGGGGTGGTGTGAATCAGTATCATTTTCGGAATCAGAATGTGAAAATTCGGATTCTGAAACATgaggatgatgaggatgatgaggagGAGGGTGAGGAAGAGGAGGGGGGTGCGGAATCGGATGATAGTTTTCCGCCGATGAAGAAGAGGAGAGTGGTGGTGGAGAGGGAAGTGAGGGGGAAAGTGGGGAAGGAAAAAAGAGGAGGAGGGTGGGGGAATTCGATCAGGATGTTGACGCAAGCAATGGTGAAGTTTGGGGAAGCCTATGAGCAAGCTGAGAGTGCCAAGTTGCAGCAAGTGGTGGAGATGGAGAAGACGAGGATGGAGTTCGTGAAAGAGTTGGAGTTACAAAGGATGCAGTTTTTTATGCAGACACAGATGGGGATTTCGCAGTTGAAGAACGCGAGAAGGGGAGGGAATGCTACCAGTAATCATTACCATCATCAATACCATCGTCATCATACTGGTAACAATATTAATGCTAGCAATAATGTTAACAACAGTGATAGTGATAATTAA